The following coding sequences are from one Streptomyces sp. NBC_00536 window:
- a CDS encoding S8 family peptidase, with translation MTTRTKLTLAATVTAALAFAAPLATASQSTAAPEPNPAPLLRAANPVAGQYIVTLDKMVDPAKAAEKLGLKPTFVYSKALNGFAVPLTPLQLTIVRNSLGVKTVEEDGKVSAPASAEGSAPRGPSSTWGLDRIDQKELPLDNSFTTQGNGAGVTAYILDSGIDYKHTEFGGPDNSRATFGFDAIKDGRNGQDCQGHGTHVAGTVAGKTYGVARKANLVSVRVLGCDGKGEWSGIIAGMDWVAKNAKQPAVMNASLGGDKSKAVNDAATAVSDAGVLPVVAAGNSSVDACGVSPASAARVLTIAATNKYDEETDFSNYGECVSLYAPGEAIVSAKLGGGSVSLNGTSMAAPHVAGVAVLYKQAHPKADAAEIAEWVDTESTKDVLKSVSKSSPNRFLFTAGL, from the coding sequence ATGACCACTCGCACCAAGCTCACCCTCGCCGCCACCGTCACGGCGGCCCTGGCCTTCGCCGCCCCGCTGGCGACCGCCTCGCAGTCCACCGCCGCCCCGGAGCCGAACCCGGCGCCGCTGCTCCGTGCCGCCAATCCGGTGGCGGGCCAGTACATCGTGACGCTCGACAAGATGGTGGACCCGGCCAAGGCGGCCGAGAAGCTGGGCCTGAAACCGACGTTCGTCTACTCCAAGGCACTCAACGGCTTCGCCGTCCCGCTGACCCCGCTCCAGCTGACGATCGTCCGCAACAGCCTCGGTGTGAAGACGGTGGAGGAGGACGGGAAGGTCAGCGCCCCCGCGTCGGCCGAGGGATCAGCCCCGCGCGGCCCGTCCTCCACCTGGGGTCTGGACCGCATCGACCAGAAGGAGCTGCCGCTCGACAACTCCTTCACCACCCAGGGCAACGGCGCGGGCGTGACCGCCTACATCCTGGACAGCGGCATCGACTACAAGCACACCGAGTTCGGCGGCCCCGACAACAGCCGCGCCACCTTCGGCTTCGACGCCATCAAGGACGGACGCAACGGCCAGGACTGCCAAGGCCACGGCACGCACGTCGCGGGCACGGTCGCGGGCAAGACGTACGGGGTCGCCCGCAAGGCCAACCTCGTCAGCGTCCGCGTCCTCGGCTGCGACGGCAAGGGCGAATGGTCCGGGATCATCGCCGGAATGGACTGGGTGGCCAAGAACGCCAAGCAGCCCGCCGTCATGAACGCCTCCCTGGGCGGCGACAAGTCCAAGGCCGTCAACGACGCGGCGACCGCCGTGTCCGACGCGGGTGTGCTGCCGGTCGTCGCGGCGGGCAACTCCTCCGTTGACGCCTGCGGCGTCTCTCCGGCCTCCGCGGCCAGGGTCCTGACGATCGCGGCCACCAATAAGTACGACGAGGAGACGGACTTCTCCAACTACGGCGAGTGCGTGAGCCTCTACGCACCGGGGGAGGCGATCGTCTCCGCGAAGCTCGGCGGCGGCTCGGTCTCCCTGAACGGCACCTCCATGGCCGCCCCGCACGTCGCCGGCGTCGCCGTCCTCTACAAGCAGGCCCACCCCAAGGCGGACGCCGCCGAAATCGCCGAATGGGTCGACACCGAGTCCACCAAGGACGTCCTGAAGAGCGTCAGCAAGAGCAGCCCCAACCGGTTCCTCTTCACGGCCGGCCTGTAA
- a CDS encoding ABC transporter ATP-binding protein produces the protein MGAAAASTTDLSKVYGSGDTRVVALDRVSISFREGEFTAIMGPSGCGKSTLMHCAAGLDSFSSGSVRIGTTELGGLNDRQLTQLRRDRIGFVFQAFNLLPTLTALENITLPLTVAGRRPDREWLDRVVSMVGLSQRLSHRPGQLSGGQQQRVAVARALVSRPAIVFGDEPTGNLDSRAGAEVLGFLRDSVRELGQTVVMVTHDPIAAGYADRVVFLADGRLVDEMARPTPERVLDRMKELDTRARIS, from the coding sequence ATGGGGGCCGCGGCCGCTTCCACCACCGACCTGTCGAAGGTCTACGGCAGCGGCGACACCCGCGTCGTCGCCCTCGACCGGGTCAGCATCTCCTTCCGGGAGGGCGAGTTCACCGCGATCATGGGCCCCTCCGGCTGCGGCAAGTCCACGCTGATGCACTGCGCCGCCGGGCTCGACTCCTTCAGCTCGGGCTCCGTCCGCATCGGCACCACCGAACTCGGCGGGCTGAACGACCGCCAGCTGACCCAGCTGCGCCGCGACCGGATCGGCTTCGTCTTCCAGGCGTTCAACCTGCTGCCGACGCTCACCGCGCTGGAGAACATCACGCTGCCGCTGACCGTCGCGGGCCGCAGGCCCGACCGGGAGTGGCTCGACCGGGTGGTCTCCATGGTCGGCCTCTCGCAGCGGCTCTCGCACCGGCCCGGCCAGCTGTCCGGCGGGCAGCAGCAGCGCGTCGCGGTCGCCCGGGCGCTGGTCTCCCGCCCCGCGATCGTCTTCGGTGACGAGCCCACCGGCAACCTCGACTCCCGCGCCGGGGCCGAGGTCCTCGGCTTCCTGCGGGACTCGGTGCGAGAGCTGGGCCAGACCGTGGTCATGGTCACCCACGACCCCATCGCCGCGGGCTACGCCGACCGCGTGGTCTTCCTCGCCGACGGCCGTCTGGTCGACGAGATGGCGCGGCCCACCCCGGAGCGGGTGCTGGACCGGATGAAGGAGCTGGACACCCGCGCGCGCATCAGCTGA
- a CDS encoding sensor histidine kinase: MTAVGRVRGLPRLRLRWKIAALAAATACLVAVAVGLLVHVWTAHEIRGRAERDAFNGVYAAMDTYRRTGALPSGAELDPPELPYALRNPADGDRHVSYGGSLPGSMDPTVWGAQRTGGPGSPVLAVHVAITTEFHELYRLDATMAVASLIALAVTTPLAVYGAGLLGRRLGRVSETAGRIAAGDLDARTGPTRGRDEVADIAATVDLMADTLSRRLRDERRFTADVAHELRTPVGGLLAAADLLPDGETEDLLRARVRDLRGLVEDLLEISRLDAGAERPVRARVPLAEVVAEAVARTGFDAEVTESEGSAAAAVETDPRRLERIVGNLVVNAHRHGRAPVSVTVDAGARTVVVRDHGPGFPPDLLRGGPRRFHTGAAERGSGHGLGLTIALGQAGVLGAELRLANAPDGGAVATLRLPV; this comes from the coding sequence ATGACGGCCGTGGGCCGAGTTCGTGGGCTTCCGCGCCTGCGCCTGCGCTGGAAGATCGCCGCGCTGGCCGCCGCCACGGCGTGCCTGGTGGCGGTGGCCGTGGGGCTGCTGGTGCACGTGTGGACCGCGCACGAGATCCGCGGCCGGGCCGAACGCGATGCCTTCAACGGCGTGTACGCGGCCATGGACACCTACCGCCGCACCGGCGCCCTCCCGAGCGGCGCCGAGCTGGATCCGCCCGAGCTGCCCTACGCCCTGCGGAACCCGGCCGACGGCGACCGGCACGTCTCCTACGGCGGAAGCCTCCCCGGCAGCATGGACCCGACGGTGTGGGGCGCCCAGCGGACCGGCGGCCCGGGCAGTCCGGTGCTGGCCGTCCACGTCGCCATCACCACGGAGTTCCACGAGCTGTACCGGCTGGACGCGACCATGGCCGTGGCCTCCCTGATCGCCCTCGCGGTGACCACGCCGCTGGCCGTGTACGGGGCCGGGCTGCTCGGCCGGCGGCTCGGGCGGGTCTCCGAGACCGCGGGCCGGATCGCCGCCGGGGACCTGGACGCCCGTACCGGACCCACCCGGGGCCGCGACGAGGTCGCCGACATCGCCGCCACCGTCGACCTCATGGCCGACACCCTCAGCCGACGGCTGCGCGACGAACGCCGGTTCACCGCCGACGTGGCCCACGAGCTGCGCACCCCCGTCGGCGGTCTGCTGGCCGCCGCCGACCTGCTGCCGGACGGGGAGACCGAGGACCTGCTGCGGGCCCGGGTGCGCGACCTGCGCGGGCTGGTCGAGGACCTGCTGGAGATCTCCCGGCTGGACGCGGGGGCCGAACGGCCGGTCCGTGCCCGGGTCCCGCTCGCCGAGGTGGTCGCGGAGGCGGTGGCCCGTACGGGCTTCGACGCCGAGGTCACGGAGTCCGAGGGGAGTGCGGCCGCGGCCGTCGAGACCGATCCGCGCCGTCTCGAACGGATCGTCGGCAACCTCGTCGTCAACGCGCACCGGCACGGGCGAGCCCCGGTGTCGGTCACCGTCGACGCGGGGGCCCGTACCGTCGTCGTACGCGACCACGGCCCCGGATTCCCCCCGGACCTGCTGCGCGGCGGTCCGCGCCGCTTCCACACGGGCGCCGCCGAGCGCGGCTCGGGCCACGGCCTCGGCCTGACGATCGCCCTGGGACAGGCCGGGGTCCTCGGAGCCGAACTGCGCCTGGCCAACGCCCCGGACGGCGGCGCCGTCGCCACCCTGCGCCTGCCGGTCTGA
- a CDS encoding cytochrome c biogenesis CcdA family protein, which produces MNGIGYLAALLGGLLALLSPCSALLLPAFFAYSIDSASRLLARTGIFYAGLATTLVPLGAAGSYAGRFFHGNRDALVLFGGWLIIALGLAQILGLGFASRRISDLSGRIRPTTALSVYALGAVYGLAGFCAGPILGSVLTVAAVSGSPVYGGLLLAVYALGMAVPLFLLALLWERFDLGRRRWLRGRVVRAGRFELHTTSLLSGLFFIALGALFLVYDGASALPGLLDVDDSFAVEEWVRTATAGVPDWALLGLIAAGALGVGLVRWRRTARTAGDEG; this is translated from the coding sequence GTGAACGGCATCGGATACCTGGCCGCCCTGCTGGGCGGCCTCCTCGCGCTGCTCAGCCCGTGCAGCGCGCTGCTGCTGCCCGCCTTCTTCGCCTACTCCATCGACTCCGCGTCCCGGCTGCTGGCCCGCACCGGGATCTTCTACGCCGGGCTCGCGACCACCCTGGTGCCGCTGGGCGCGGCCGGTTCGTACGCCGGCCGCTTCTTCCACGGCAACCGGGACGCCCTGGTCCTCTTCGGCGGCTGGCTGATCATCGCGCTGGGCCTGGCGCAGATCCTGGGCCTGGGCTTCGCCTCGCGCCGGATCTCGGACCTCTCCGGCCGGATCCGGCCGACCACCGCCCTCTCCGTGTACGCGCTGGGCGCGGTCTACGGGCTGGCCGGATTCTGTGCGGGCCCGATCCTGGGCAGTGTCCTCACCGTCGCGGCGGTGAGCGGCAGCCCGGTCTACGGCGGCCTGCTGCTGGCCGTCTACGCGCTCGGGATGGCCGTACCGCTCTTCCTGCTGGCGCTGCTCTGGGAGCGGTTCGACCTCGGGCGGCGGCGCTGGCTGCGCGGCCGGGTGGTCCGGGCGGGCCGCTTCGAACTGCACACGACCTCGCTGCTGTCCGGCCTGTTCTTCATCGCGCTGGGCGCGCTGTTCCTGGTCTACGACGGGGCGAGCGCGCTGCCGGGGCTGCTGGACGTGGACGACTCGTTCGCCGTGGAGGAGTGGGTGCGCACCGCCACGGCCGGGGTGCCGGACTGGGCGCTGCTCGGGCTGATCGCGGCCGGGGCGCTGGGCGTGGGCCTGGTGCGCTGGCGGCGTACGGCCCGTACGGCGGGAGACGAGGGGTAA
- a CDS encoding FluC/FEX family fluoride channel, whose amino-acid sequence MTRPVEGSEAIDPDVDLHVPAQRGEPQRRVLAAVAAGGAVGASARYAVGLLWPTAPGAFPWATLWINAAGCALIGVLMVLISEGGRSAHPLVRPFLGVGVLGGFTTFSTYAVDFARLLDAGAARTALAYAGLTVVAALGAVWAAARVTRLAVGDRGARAGL is encoded by the coding sequence ATGACCCGGCCGGTCGAGGGTTCCGAGGCGATCGACCCGGACGTCGACCTCCATGTGCCGGCGCAGCGCGGCGAACCGCAGCGCCGCGTGCTCGCGGCCGTGGCGGCCGGCGGCGCCGTGGGCGCCTCGGCGCGGTACGCGGTCGGGCTGCTGTGGCCGACCGCGCCCGGGGCCTTCCCGTGGGCGACCCTCTGGATCAACGCGGCGGGCTGCGCGCTCATCGGCGTACTGATGGTGCTGATCAGCGAGGGTGGCCGGTCGGCGCATCCCCTCGTACGGCCCTTCCTGGGGGTCGGGGTGCTCGGCGGATTCACCACCTTCTCCACCTACGCCGTGGACTTCGCGCGGCTGCTGGACGCCGGTGCGGCCCGGACCGCACTGGCGTACGCCGGTCTCACGGTCGTGGCCGCGCTGGGCGCGGTGTGGGCGGCGGCCCGGGTGACCCGCCTCGCGGTCGGCGACCGAGGGGCGCGGGCGGGCCTGTGA
- a CDS encoding DEAD/DEAH box helicase: protein MSISSSDRAVMPENDSIEAVEAVEITDLVETTPVVDELVTDSLAADIDEAFEAELTTDQSIDAPAADEAADAEPTITFGDLGLPDGIVRKLAQNGVTAPFPIQAATIPDALAGKDILGRGRTGSGKTLSFGLPTLASLAGGTTEKKKPRAIILTPTRELAMQVADALQPYGDVLGLKLKVVCGGTSMGNQIYALERGVDVLVATPGRLRDIINRGACSLENVQVAVLDEADQMSDLGFLPEVTELLDQIPGGGQRMLFSATMENEIGTLVKRYLSNPVTHEVDSAQGNVSTMTHHVLVVKPKDKAPVTAAIAARKGRTIIFVRTQLGADRIAEQLIESGVKADALHGGMTQGARTRVLEDFKKGYVNALVATDVAARGIHVDGIDLVLNVDPAGDHKDYLHRSGRTARAGKSGVVVSLSLPHQRRQIFRLMEDAGVDASRHIVGGAGAFEPEVAEITGARSLSEVQADSANNAAKQAEREVADLTKQLERVQRRAVELREEADRLVARSARERGEDPEAAVAEVAEAAEAEVAAEAAAAAAAAEAQAVQRRDERGNFERRDDRGERSGRGGFNRDDRGDRGGFRSGGDRRDDRPSGGFRRDDRPSGGFRSGGDRRDERPAGGGFRRDDRPSGGFRSGGDRPAGGGFRRDDRPTGGSFRRDDRPSGGFNRDDRGGDRPAGGGFRRDDRPSGGFRSGGDRPAGGGFRSGGDRPAGGGFRRDDRPSGGFNRDDRGGDRPSGGFRSGGGDRPYGRRDDHRPSGSGSGSSFGGGTARRDDKPRWKRNG, encoded by the coding sequence ATGTCCATTTCCAGTTCTGACCGTGCCGTCATGCCCGAGAACGACTCCATCGAGGCCGTTGAGGCCGTAGAGATCACCGATCTCGTCGAGACCACCCCTGTGGTCGACGAACTCGTGACCGACTCCCTCGCCGCCGACATCGACGAAGCTTTTGAGGCCGAATTGACGACCGACCAGTCCATCGACGCCCCCGCAGCCGACGAGGCTGCCGACGCCGAGCCCACGATCACCTTCGGCGACCTCGGTCTGCCGGACGGCATCGTCCGCAAGCTCGCGCAGAACGGCGTCACCGCCCCCTTCCCGATCCAGGCCGCGACCATCCCGGACGCCCTGGCCGGCAAGGACATCCTCGGCCGTGGCCGCACCGGCTCCGGCAAGACCCTCTCCTTCGGTCTGCCGACCCTGGCCTCGCTGGCCGGTGGCACCACCGAGAAGAAGAAGCCCCGCGCGATCATCCTCACGCCGACCCGTGAGCTGGCCATGCAGGTCGCCGACGCGCTCCAGCCGTACGGTGACGTCCTCGGCCTGAAGCTCAAGGTCGTCTGCGGCGGTACCTCGATGGGCAACCAGATCTACGCCCTGGAGCGCGGTGTCGACGTCCTCGTCGCCACCCCGGGCCGTCTGCGCGACATCATCAACCGTGGCGCCTGCTCCCTGGAGAACGTCCAGGTCGCGGTCCTCGACGAGGCCGACCAGATGTCCGACCTGGGCTTCCTGCCCGAGGTCACCGAGCTGCTCGACCAGATCCCCGGCGGCGGCCAGCGCATGCTCTTCTCCGCCACCATGGAGAACGAGATCGGCACGCTCGTCAAGCGCTACCTCTCGAACCCCGTCACGCACGAGGTCGACAGCGCGCAGGGCAACGTCTCGACCATGACCCACCACGTCCTCGTCGTGAAGCCGAAGGACAAGGCGCCGGTCACGGCCGCGATCGCCGCCCGCAAGGGCCGCACGATCATCTTCGTCCGCACCCAGCTGGGCGCCGACCGCATCGCCGAGCAGCTCATCGAGTCCGGCGTGAAGGCCGACGCGCTGCACGGCGGCATGACGCAGGGTGCCCGCACCCGCGTCCTGGAAGACTTCAAGAAGGGCTACGTCAACGCGCTCGTCGCGACCGACGTCGCCGCCCGTGGCATCCACGTCGACGGCATCGACCTGGTCCTGAACGTGGACCCGGCCGGCGACCACAAGGACTACCTGCACCGCTCGGGCCGTACCGCCCGTGCCGGCAAGTCGGGTGTCGTGGTCTCGCTGTCGCTGCCGCACCAGCGCCGCCAGATCTTCCGCCTGATGGAGGACGCGGGCGTCGACGCCTCGCGCCACATCGTCGGCGGTGCGGGCGCGTTCGAGCCCGAGGTCGCCGAGATCACCGGTGCCCGTTCGCTGTCCGAGGTCCAGGCCGACTCCGCGAACAACGCCGCGAAGCAGGCCGAGCGCGAGGTCGCCGACCTCACCAAGCAGCTGGAGCGCGTCCAGCGCCGTGCCGTGGAACTGCGCGAGGAGGCCGACCGCCTCGTCGCCCGTTCCGCCCGTGAGCGCGGCGAGGACCCGGAGGCCGCTGTGGCCGAGGTCGCCGAAGCCGCCGAAGCCGAGGTTGCGGCCGAGGCCGCCGCCGCGGCTGCCGCCGCCGAGGCGCAGGCCGTCCAGCGTCGTGACGAGCGTGGCAACTTCGAGCGTCGCGACGACCGCGGCGAGCGCAGCGGCCGTGGCGGCTTCAACCGCGACGACCGTGGCGACCGTGGCGGTTTCCGCTCCGGTGGCGACCGTCGTGACGACCGCCCCTCCGGTGGTTTCCGTCGTGACGACCGCCCGTCCGGTGGCTTCCGCTCCGGTGGCGACCGTCGTGACGAGCGTCCCGCCGGTGGCGGCTTCCGCCGCGACGACCGTCCGTCGGGCGGCTTCCGCTCCGGTGGCGACCGTCCCGCCGGTGGTGGCTTCCGTCGCGACGACCGTCCGACCGGTGGCAGCTTCCGCCGCGACGACCGTCCCTCGGGCGGCTTCAACCGTGACGACCGTGGCGGCGACCGCCCGGCCGGTGGCGGCTTCCGCCGCGACGACCGTCCGTCCGGTGGCTTCCGCTCCGGTGGCGACCGTCCGGCCGGTGGCGGCTTCCGCTCCGGTGGCGACCGTCCCGCCGGTGGTGGCTTCCGCCGCGACGACCGTCCGTCCGGTGGCTTCAACCGTGACGACCGCGGTGGCGACCGTCCCTCGGGCGGCTTCCGCTCCGGTGGCGGCGACCGCCCGTACGGCCGCCGTGACGACCACCGTCCGTCGGGCTCCGGCTCCGGCTCGTCCTTCGGTGGCGGCACCGCCCGCCGCGACGACAAGCCGCGCTGGAAGCGCAACGGCTGA
- a CDS encoding DsbA family protein, whose amino-acid sequence MTSSSRSARKPLLISAGVALAAVTLGIVSWQATAPKEAASEPASASAPQAPDSRAELMKLARRDANDKLTTGRADAPVVLIEYSDFKCGYCGKFARDTEPELVKKYVEDGTLRIEWRNFPIFGAESEAAAKAAWAAGQQDRFAAFHAAAYAEGAKEKGFGEARLLEIAKEAGVPDLERFQRDMGGEQAAAAVRTDQEEGYRIGVTSTPSFLVNGQPIAGAQPDSVFTAAITKAKQAAQAAAAK is encoded by the coding sequence ATGACCTCTTCTTCCCGTTCCGCCCGCAAGCCCCTGCTGATCTCCGCCGGGGTCGCGCTCGCCGCCGTCACCCTCGGCATCGTGTCCTGGCAGGCCACCGCTCCCAAGGAGGCGGCTTCCGAACCCGCCTCCGCGTCCGCGCCGCAGGCCCCCGACAGCCGCGCCGAGCTGATGAAGCTGGCCCGCCGCGACGCGAACGACAAGCTGACCACCGGCCGCGCCGACGCGCCCGTCGTCCTCATCGAGTACTCCGACTTCAAGTGCGGCTACTGCGGCAAGTTCGCCCGCGACACCGAACCCGAACTGGTGAAGAAGTACGTCGAGGACGGCACCCTGCGCATCGAATGGCGCAACTTCCCGATCTTCGGGGCCGAGTCCGAGGCGGCCGCGAAGGCCGCGTGGGCCGCCGGACAGCAGGACCGCTTCGCCGCGTTCCACGCCGCCGCCTATGCCGAGGGCGCCAAGGAGAAGGGCTTCGGCGAGGCCCGCCTGCTGGAGATCGCCAAGGAAGCCGGGGTCCCGGACCTGGAGCGCTTCCAGCGGGACATGGGCGGCGAGCAGGCCGCCGCGGCCGTCCGCACCGACCAGGAGGAGGGCTACCGCATCGGCGTCACCTCCACCCCGTCCTTCCTGGTCAACGGGCAGCCCATCGCGGGCGCCCAGCCGGATTCGGTCTTCACCGCGGCGATCACCAAGGCCAAGCAGGCCGCGCAGGCGGCGGCCGCGAAGTGA
- the cseB gene encoding two-component system response regulator CseB, which produces MSSAPVPAPVRVLLVEDDDLMRRSFTLALERYGYEMKAAADGLTGLELFRDESFDLLILDVMLPGLDGIGLCRKVRETSLVPVLMMSARGDGLDVVAGLEAGADDYVVKPVDTFVLVARIRSLLRRATYAPTPPPGPDSAGPEGELLVFGDLAIDTAGLEVTVAGKPVALTPTELKLLLEFAAHPGTVLERHTLLRDVWEYGWDGDSRVVDLCVQRLRGKVGRDRIETVRGFGYKFRR; this is translated from the coding sequence GTGTCCTCCGCCCCCGTCCCCGCCCCCGTGCGCGTGCTCCTGGTGGAGGACGACGATCTGATGCGCCGGTCCTTCACCCTCGCCCTGGAGCGCTACGGCTACGAGATGAAGGCCGCCGCCGACGGGCTGACCGGGCTGGAGCTGTTCCGGGACGAGAGCTTCGACCTGCTGATCCTCGATGTGATGCTGCCCGGCCTGGACGGGATCGGCCTGTGCCGCAAGGTCCGGGAGACCAGCCTGGTGCCCGTCCTGATGATGTCCGCCCGCGGGGACGGGCTCGACGTGGTCGCGGGCCTGGAGGCCGGGGCCGACGATTACGTGGTCAAGCCCGTGGACACCTTCGTCCTCGTGGCCCGCATCCGGTCGCTGCTGCGGCGGGCGACCTACGCGCCCACCCCGCCCCCGGGGCCGGACTCCGCGGGCCCCGAGGGGGAGCTGCTGGTCTTTGGGGACCTGGCCATCGACACCGCCGGCCTGGAGGTGACCGTCGCGGGCAAGCCGGTCGCGCTCACCCCGACCGAGCTGAAGCTGCTGCTGGAGTTCGCCGCGCACCCCGGGACCGTGCTGGAGCGGCACACCCTGCTGCGGGACGTGTGGGAGTACGGCTGGGACGGCGACAGCCGGGTCGTGGACCTGTGCGTGCAGCGGCTGCGCGGCAAGGTCGGCCGGGACCGGATCGAGACGGTCCGCGGCTTCGGCTACAAGTTCCGGCGATGA
- a CDS encoding metallopeptidase family protein — protein MLQMTRDDFEELVAQALDRIPPELTRVMDNVAVFVEDEPPADDPELLGLYEGTPLTERGEWYAGVLPDRISIYMGPTLRYCEAPDDVVHEVAVTVVHEIAHHFGIDDDRLHELGWG, from the coding sequence GTGCTGCAGATGACGCGCGACGACTTCGAAGAGCTGGTGGCCCAGGCCCTGGACCGGATCCCGCCCGAGCTGACCCGGGTAATGGACAACGTGGCGGTGTTCGTGGAGGACGAGCCTCCCGCGGACGACCCGGAACTGCTGGGGCTCTACGAGGGGACGCCGCTGACCGAGCGCGGCGAGTGGTACGCCGGGGTGCTGCCGGACCGGATCTCGATCTACATGGGCCCGACCCTGCGGTACTGCGAGGCGCCCGACGACGTGGTGCACGAGGTCGCCGTGACCGTCGTGCACGAGATCGCCCACCACTTCGGCATCGACGACGACCGGCTCCACGAACTGGGCTGGGGCTGA
- the crcB gene encoding fluoride efflux transporter CrcB, with translation MNWLMVVLGAVVGAPLRYLTDRAVQVRHDSVFPWGTFVVNAAACLVLGALTGAVLDGAASSRLNLLLGTGLCGALSTYSTFSYETLRLAERGWKFLAVVNVAASVLVGLGAVDLGLRVARGLAAG, from the coding sequence GTGAACTGGCTGATGGTGGTCCTGGGTGCGGTGGTGGGGGCCCCGCTGCGCTATCTGACCGACCGCGCGGTGCAGGTGCGCCACGATTCGGTGTTCCCCTGGGGGACCTTCGTGGTGAACGCGGCCGCCTGTCTCGTGCTGGGGGCGCTGACGGGGGCGGTGCTGGACGGCGCGGCCTCCTCGCGGCTGAACCTGCTGCTCGGGACGGGGCTGTGCGGGGCGCTGAGCACCTACTCGACGTTCTCCTACGAGACGCTCCGACTGGCGGAGCGGGGCTGGAAGTTCCTCGCGGTGGTGAACGTGGCCGCGTCCGTGCTGGTCGGGCTGGGCGCCGTGGACCTGGGGCTGCGGGTGGCGCGGGGGCTGGCCGCGGGCTGA